In Botrytis cinerea B05.10 chromosome 3, complete sequence, the genomic stretch AAAATCTTCGCTAGCGAAGGTGTTCGCGGTCGAGCTGCAGTTGTAAAGGCATTCCAAAATTACTTCACTAGCGGCAGCCAAGCTGGAGGCTCAGATCTCAtgaaaaatagatttgaattgCTGGTCGATCATGCGGACACTCAAAACAGTGACCTGGCGAGACATGAAAACCTGATCGATATTGCGGCGTTATCCAACACAGTTCCTTCGGCATTCTGGGTAATTTATCATTTGTTTTCCGATGCTAGTCTTCTCGAGCAGGTCCGGACCCAAGTAGCAGAATTGACAACATCCGAGGTTTCAGCTCAAGGAGAGACAATCTGTAAGATCAACCTACAGAAGCTAATCCAACTACCAATTCTTTCCTCGTTGATATTAGAAACTTTGAGATTCCGATCAACTGGTACTGGACCCCGTCTTGTTATGGAAGACACGCTTATCGGTAAAGATCAACAATACCTGCTTAAGAAAGGCTCCTTGTTGATCATCGCGAATAAGACACTACACTTTGACAAGCGTGCATGGGGAGATACAGCAGATTCCTTTCGTTTCGATCGATTTTACGGTAAAGTTCCTGCAAACGCATTCCGCGTCTTTGGAGGAGGAGCAAATAGGTGTCCAGGTCAAGGAATTGTGACAAACGTTATTGCGGCTTTCGCAGGAATGTTTATGatgagatttgatatcattcCGAATGGAAATGATTGGACTGATCCAGGTCAAGATCTCGTGAACATGTCTACTCAGACAGGTCCTCCAAAGGAGAAGTTTATGGTAAACATAGTACCAAGGGAGAGTGCGAAAAACGTAGTATGGAGCTTCGAAATGTAGTTGTTTTCATCTCTTGAAAGGGAGGAAGTGGGATATGGCCTGATGGTGTTTGCGGGATTATTGAACTCAGGCTTGATACTCGAAATAGCAGAATTCTGAATTCATAtagaatgaatataaatgaaGATTCATATACATGTCTGAAATAGTTGAGAAGAGTTCTTGTGCGTACAGTTTTGTTCGAGAAAGACGTGCAGGTGGATTATGTAATACACTTGAGGCGGTGAGATAAGCTGTAAATATTGCCGCATACCGAAGCTATCTACGCAGCAATTATTTCACGACTTGAACACATTTGAAAGTCTTCAATgcaaaaaaaataatcaatatgaataatCAACAGTTCCGTAAACTCGTACTAGACACGCCCGCGAGACAAGCTGGAACGGGAGACAAAAGTTCAAGCATCGGCACAACTCCCAGACGAGATGGCGCAACACCCTCCGCCCTTGGTTCTCGAATGCGAAGTTCAATACCCATGACACCGTAAGGCTCGAACACTCCATTTGTGTGAATTTATACTGTGAGGACTAACTAATATACTAGTCGCTCAGTGGGGGGTGTTGATTTCGCTCGTCAAGTCGCTGAACAACGCGCTTTAAACAATCCTTCTCAACCGAAGAAATTTCGCTCAGTCGCCGCACCTAAAGGTTCAAAACTCGCAGCCGGCTATACCGATCGCACAAAACAGCGcattgatgaggatgaagatgacaaGGCCTCTAGAGTCAAGGCGCTggaggagatgatgaagcTACAACAGATTGACGAATCTACGTTCTTAAAACTGAGAGATGAGATACTAGGTGGTGATGTTCAAAGCACGCATTTAGTAAAGGGGCTGGATTACAAGTTGTTAGAGCGGGTTAGGAGGGGTGAAGACGTTTTGAGTGGGACtaatgaggatgaagatgatgttgaaCAGTCAGATAATTTGGACGACGAATTTGAGAGGTTAGAGGAAAAAGACGTGGTTGCCGttgagagggagaagggcaaaaagaagggagaaaTGGCACCACCAAGTTTGGTTccgggaaagaaaaggacTAGGGATCAAATTTTGGCAGAGATGAAAGCGGCGAGGCAAGCGGCAAAGGAGGCAGCACAGCCATCTTTAGGAGcaagattcaaaaaagttGGAGCTCCAAAATCTACAAGCAGGATTGAAGTGGACGGAAAAGGGCGTGAAGTTCTGATAGTTgttgatgaaaatggaaatgagaagaggaaagttAGGAAAATGCAGGTGGAACCGGAAGCGGAAAAAGGGCATGGTCTACTAATGCCTGACAAGGATGCAATACCACTAGGCATGGAAGTTCCAGACATACCAAAAGAACCAGAaccagaggaagaagatatcgatatatttGACGATGCAGGAGATGATTATGATCCATTAGCTGGacttgaagatgaagattcagAATCAGATGCGGATGccgaagatggagaagttaCGGAAGATAGTCAACGAAAGAAGCCCAAGACTCAAGATCCGCCCCGAGAGCCAACTGTATCTGGAAGTATGGCACCACCTCCACTACCCAACAAGCCCAGAAACTACTTTGGCGAACCCGAACCCGCAACACCAGACAATGAGACGAAGCCAAAAGCTTTCAGTGATCCGACTATTCTCGCCGCCCTTAAGAAAGCCTCAACTCTCAACCCAATTTCTAAAGTTCCCGAAACAGCAGAAGAGGCCGCAAAGGAAGCGCGGAGGAAAAAGATGCTTCAACAGGATGATCGTGATATggaggatatggatatgggaTTTGGGAGTAGTCGATTTGAGGACGAAGCTGATTTTGACGAAACGAAAGTCAAGCTATCGGCGTGGGGTCAAggagacgatgatgaagacgaaaaAGGGGAGGGTAAAACtaagagaaaaagaggatcgaagaagaggaagggggaTGCAAACAGTGCTGCGGATGTTATGAAGATCGTCGAGAGTAGGAAGGCTGGACCATAGTCATTACTACGAAAAGCAGATAGATAcccttattttattttattttattttattttattttaccTACCTAGCCATAATATGTATATCCAATACTTATATCATGATACGCCGTGAAATTCCCAGGCAGTCCATGGTACGCGTGAATAAATTGAGATGATACTTTATCACGTGCCTTCGCGAGTCGCGTTCTGTCAATTTCCTTGCCCTTAACGCGTTGGGGTATCTTCAGCCGTAAGCTTTGAATAACCACATCACTCGCAAGCAACGATGCCTCCTCGAAGATCTGGTCGAAACGCCAATGCTGCAATTTCAGATGTTCCGACAACTGAAGTCTCGCCTGCTGCAACGAAGAAGGGCggaaaagatataaagaatgAGGATACCGAGGTTCTAAAGTTAGCTGCGAATAGTATCCGAACCAAAGCGAAGGAAGATAGTGGCAATTTAGAGGACGCAGACGAAggtgaagaggagaaaaaagCTATTGACATCCCGAAAACAGCTAAGATCGTTAATGTAAAGAAAGAGGCTGCAGTGGCCACAAAAAACAAAGCTCCCGTGAAACGCAAACtcaaggaagaggaggacGAAGGCGAAGAGgacagagaagagaagaagactacgaagaagagaaaaacgaaagaagaaaaagaagcagaaaGTATGCCATTGGCAGAACGTACACTGGTTTCGACGTTAAAGAAGGCCGTACATATCGGCGCTCATGTCAGTGGTGCAGGAGGTAAGCGTAAACGTCTTCATGGGGCAAAAATTCTGTCTGACATATATCGTAGGCGTCCAAAATTCAGTCAATAACTCTTCTCGTATCGGTGGCAACGCGTTCGCTTTGTTCCTCAAATCTCAACGAAAATGGGTCAATCCTCCTCTAGCTTCTGAAGCTCGCgatcaattcaaatctttgTGCGAAGAACAAAAATACGATGCCTCGAAATTCGTTCTCCCACATTGTTCGTATCTGGTTAATTTAGCACAGCCAGACGAAGAAAAAGCCAAGCAAGCATACGATTGTTTCCTGGACGATCTGAAAAGATGTGAAGAGTTAGGTATTAAACTATACAACTTCCATCCAGGAAGTACAGGTGGCAACCCAAGACCTGAAGCAATTGGGCGTATCGCAGCTCAATTGAACAAAGCTCACAAAGCAACGAAGACGGTAATCACACTGCTAGAGAATATGGCAGGAGCTGGAAATGTAATTGGCTCTACATGGGAAGACCTTCGGGATATTATTGCTCTTGTTGATGATAAATCCCGAGTTGGTGTTTGTCTAGATACATGTCATACGTTTGCTGCAGGATACGATCTGAGATCACCCGAAGCTTTCAAGGAGACTATGGATGGGTTCGACAAGATTGTTGGATTACCATACCTAAAAGCTTTACATCTCAATGACAGCAAATCACCGTTAGCATCAAATCGGGATTTACACGCCAACATCGGTACTGGATTTCTTGGCCTTCGAGCATTCCATAATGTGGTGAACTTTGAACCCTTTCAAAATATGCCTATGGTTCTCGAAACACCAactgagaagaaagatgcaaAGGGAAAGACCGTCGAGGATCCATCTACATGGGCCAAGGAGATCAAGTTGCTTGAGGGACTGCTCGAAAGAGATCCTGAAAGCAAGGagttcaaagaagaagagcaacGCTTACAGGACTCAGGAGCAGATGAGCGGAAGAAATTTCAGGGCCAAGCCGACAAGAAAAAGCAAGAAGTACTCAAAAAGGGACAAAAGACTCTTGATTCGATGTTCAAAAAAGGATCGGCCAAAAAAGGCAAGAAAAGCACGAAGGAAAGTGATGGCGAGGAATCTGAAGATGGTGGTTGTTCACATTGAGCTATTCACGTCTCGTGCAGTTTCAAATTTGGATGAGAACACTTTACTGCGTCGAGTTCTTTATACATAATATagaagaatattaatataggTAATCTACGAGAATTCTTCACTGTCCCCTaggatattttgatttgttatcTTTCTCTCGCGTGCAACATGACTTCAATGACTTTTTGCTACATCCCGCGGTccaaaatctttgatttataGTACAGTTGACAAGGTGGAAAGTTCCCCTTTACTCCGGACGATCACCCTGTCTACGATCCTTTCCCGTATGGGACGAAAAGGACATTTTCTGTGAAATTCTTGTTAGTCATTACAGTGACTACATGGAAAAATGGCATATATACATGTTGAACAAATTACCATTGAGAAACCTTGACATGAGCCATCAACGGAAGTTCCGTGAAACAGTGACGGTGGGGTCTAGAATGAGGCGATGGGCGACATCCCGATAATTCTATAGTTTTCTGAGGATGATACCTAAGCCAGCCAGCATCATTCAATGAGGCATTTGAATGGGATCGTATCTACTCTCTACTCGTTCATTCTATTGAGAAAGGCATCTCGTGGTCTTTGATAGCCACCATTTGGTACCGTGAAACAATGCGATAAAGCAAACACATGTAGCGTCGCTAAATTCTTCGGCAGTCAGCTTCGATATCCAGGTATTTTTGTCCTACGCAAACAGTTTTCCACGCATTTGCCagatcttcaattcctcaaatcaatccaattaGCTTGCTGATGCAAACATTGGTGAACATATCTACGGAAAAACTACAGAATTAGCTAGTAACCACTAATCGTATTGGCATATGGCTGTTACAGTTACATTTTTGTATCACGATAACGAGCAAacattgattataaataagagCCATAGATCTTTGTTTTCCACCAGAGAATCCTCCTCAGAACATTCTCATATGCTTGATTTCTGCCTTCGTCTCTTTTGCCCGGGCCCCGgaagaagacaaaaaaaGGAGAGGTATATCAACCCCGCTTCCCTCGCTTTATCAAGACCTCGTCGTCGATATCCCCTTCCAATACCAGTCTATCCTCTTCCCGCACCTATACTTCCTCCCCCTGAACAGAACTACGAACAACCTCGTCCTATAAGTTCCATATACTATCCGGAACCGGATTTGGAGTTTGGGCCTGAGTCCGAGCCTTTTCATCGACAGAGATTTCAACGAGTTCCTTTGGATCCGGACTTGAGACACAGATTTGAGCCTACAGCCCAACGAGTTCATTTTGTCGAACCAGAACAGGAAGTTTACTTACCTCTTCCTCGTACCAGATCACCACCGAGACAACATATACATTTTGTCCAGCAGCTTTCACCACCATACATTCCTTCGCCTCCACCGTCTCCTACGACTCATCATATTCACGTGTTACCTCCTCCTACCGTTCTTCCAGCACCAAGGCAATCGTCTCCACCGCATACCCATGTCCATCTTCTTGGCCCTGTTCCTCCACGAATTGCAACACCACCAGCTCAAGCACTTGCTTTAGTTGCGATCCCGAAAGTCAAAAGAACAATGAATTTCCCgaatcatcctcatcaccaccacaatcacattcacaaccacaaccatcGACACCGCTcgctttcttcctctccttctcgttccccttctccattctcccaTGCACACAACCCACCCCAAAATCACGCTAATAATCAACAAAACAACCCAAGCAATCTGAACAATATCCCACTAGCAGATCTTATTCGCGATGTTTTACATCGCTATCTTCAAAT encodes the following:
- the Bcapn1 gene encoding Bcapn1; protein product: MPPRRSGRNANAAISDVPTTEVSPAATKKGGKDIKNEDTEVLKLAANSIRTKAKEDSGNLEDADEGEEEKKAIDIPKTAKIVNVKKEAAVATKNKAPVKRKLKEEEDEGEEDREEKKTTKKRKTKEEKEAESMPLAERTLVSTLKKAVHIGAHVSGAGGVQNSVNNSSRIGGNAFALFLKSQRKWVNPPLASEARDQFKSLCEEQKYDASKFVLPHCSYLVNLAQPDEEKAKQAYDCFLDDLKRCEELGIKLYNFHPGSTGGNPRPEAIGRIAAQLNKAHKATKTVITLLENMAGAGNVIGSTWEDLRDIIALVDDKSRVGVCLDTCHTFAAGYDLRSPEAFKETMDGFDKIVGLPYLKALHLNDSKSPLASNRDLHANIGTGFLGLRAFHNVVNFEPFQNMPMVLETPTEKKDAKGKTVEDPSTWAKEIKLLEGLLERDPESKEFKEEEQRLQDSGADERKKFQGQADKKKQEVLKKGQKTLDSMFKKGSAKKGKKSTKESDGEESEDGGCSH